In Candidatus Omnitrophota bacterium, the genomic window AGTTATATATATCGGGTAAGTTATTCCTGCAGGACGGCGATTACGACAGGGCGGATGACGCGTTTAAGAAAGCCCAGGAGTTGCTGACAGACGGGGTTTTAACCGATATCCCCGGCAGCGGTTTGGGCGATTACATGCGCGAAATGAAGATGAATCCGGAAGAGGGGAAAAAAGTGAATCCAGTTGCCCGGAAAACCGCGATAAAACCTTTAAGCGCCAGATCCAAGAAAGCCAATGATCTGTACAACCGGGGGGTCGAAGCGATACAAAGGCGGGAATATAATCAGGCAGAGGCCAGCCTTAAAGAATCCATAAGGCTCAATCCTAAGGATAAAGACGCTTATTATAACCTGGGGGTGCTTTACGAGAATTATTTTGTAGACAAGAGGAGCGCGCTGGCCTGTTATCAAAGGTACGTGCGGTTAGCCCCGCGGGCCGAGAATGTTAGGGATGTGCGTTCGTGGATCGACGAAATAAAAAAAGGAATAACGCCGTATGATTGACGCGGAACTGGAAAAGATATTGGCGGATGCGGGCGCATTGCCCAGGGAAAAACTGGACAGGGCCGTTGATGAAAGCGGTAAATTGCATCGTCCGCTGGAAAAGGTGATCCTGGACCTGAAACTTATGGACCGCCCGGTTTTATACGGGATGATCGCCAAGCATACCGGTTCTAAATATATGAGCCTGGCTGATTTTAAGAAAAACGCGGCATTGGCGAAGGTCGTCCCTGAAAGCCTCGCTCAGCAGACAAGGTCCGTGCCGGTAAAAGTTGAGGATAATGTCCTGCATGTGGCAATGGTTGAGGCCGTTGATCTTTTGTCTATCGACCAGCTTCAAATGCAGACAGGTATGACTATTGAAGCCTATCTTTCCAGCCCGGATGAAATAGAGGAGGCGCGCAGCCGTTTATATTCCGAGGAAGCGGCCGGCCAGGACCTGATCTCGGGAATGGCTAAGCCTGCAACCGAGGCTGAAGCAGGATCAAAGACAGACGGCCCTTCGATAATAAAGCTGGTGGATTTGATAGTCTCTCAGGCCGTGCACGACCGGGCTTCCGATATACATATCGAGCCGGAGCAGGAATTGACCAGGATAAGGTTCAGGATCGACGGAATATTGCATGAGATACCGTCGCCGCCGAAGGAATGGGAGCCGGCGATCATTTCCCGCATAAAGGTGCTGTCCGGGATGGATATAGCGGAAAGCCGGGTGCCTCAGGACGGGCATTTCCAGGCGAAGATCGAGGATAAGAATATCGATTTGCGCGTTTCCACCATGCCTACGTTGCACGGGGAGAATGTGGTAATGAGGCTTCTGGATACTGCGTCGGTCAGGATCGGGCTGGAGAAAATGGGTTTTTCCACCACTGAACAGCTCAAAAGATACGAAGGGCTTATCGCCAGGCCTTACGGAATAATCCTTTCCACCGGGCCGACGGGAAGCGGGAAG contains:
- a CDS encoding GspE/PulE family protein gives rise to the protein MIDAELEKILADAGALPREKLDRAVDESGKLHRPLEKVILDLKLMDRPVLYGMIAKHTGSKYMSLADFKKNAALAKVVPESLAQQTRSVPVKVEDNVLHVAMVEAVDLLSIDQLQMQTGMTIEAYLSSPDEIEEARSRLYSEEAAGQDLISGMAKPATEAEAGSKTDGPSIIKLVDLIVSQAVHDRASDIHIEPEQELTRIRFRIDGILHEIPSPPKEWEPAIISRIKVLSGMDIAESRVPQDGHFQAKIEDKNIDLRVSTMPTLHGENVVMRLLDTASVRIGLEKMGFSTTEQLKRYEGLIARPYGIILSTGPTGSGKTTTLYSALMRINTIDRNIITIEDPVEYRLGLIRQVQVNPKAGITFANGLRAMLRQDPDVIMVGEIRDLETAIIAIQAALTGHLVFSTLHTNDAASAVTRLVNMGVESFLISASLIGVMAQRLVRVICENCKEEYTPSRALADKWGISLKTNPVLYRGRGCDHCKGTGFRGRTGIFELMVIDDELREMVISGASTINLRKKAQEKGMQLLSQDGMLKVVSGITTIEEIARVCEEHVDLKPAAAEEVDIKPLIAAAKPAAKQVQVKESDIAAYQNKIASWLEKRT
- a CDS encoding tetratricopeptide repeat protein: MKKYMVAALFFIFSAAIGGSIEAEQPGFSREERIKKASELYISGKLFLQDGDYDRADDAFKKAQELLTDGVLTDIPGSGLGDYMREMKMNPEEGKKVNPVARKTAIKPLSARSKKANDLYNRGVEAIQRREYNQAEASLKESIRLNPKDKDAYYNLGVLYENYFVDKRSALACYQRYVRLAPRAENVRDVRSWIDEIKKGITPYD